One genomic window of Micropterus dolomieu isolate WLL.071019.BEF.003 ecotype Adirondacks linkage group LG06, ASM2129224v1, whole genome shotgun sequence includes the following:
- the cldn15la gene encoding claudin 15-like a yields MTTAVEVTGFVMCIISWLVNGATLSNDYWKISTVSGSVIISVRQFENLWHSCAENSGGIAECRDFESLLSLPAHIQACRALMIICLLLGLGSMIVSLLGLKCIKIGSATDQSKAKIAFTGGILSILAGLCCMIAISWYAYRVVQDFNNPFFGGVKFELGTGLFLGWAGASLSILGGACLCTACKRASPGGKAAGYYGNKPQKVYTATSKSESDVKAYV; encoded by the exons ATGACGACGGCTGTGGAAGTCACCGGGTTCGTTATGTGCATAATCAGCTGGTTGGTCAACGGAGCGACGCTGTCCAATGACTACTGGAAGATTTCCACCGTGTCCGGCAGCGTCATCATCTCCGTGAGGCAGTTTGAAAACTTGTGGCACTCCTGCGCCGAGAACAGCGGCGGCATTGCCGAGTGTAGAGACTTTGAATCGCTGCTCTCCCTCCCCG cTCACATTCAGGCATGTCGTGCTCTGATGATTATCTGTCTGCTACTCGGCCTCGGCTCCATGATCGTGTCACTGCTCGGACTGAAGTGCATCAAGATTGGCTCGGCCACCGACCAATCCAAGGCCAAGATCGCATTCACCGGGGGAATCCTGAGTATCCTTGCCG GTCTGTGCTGCATGATAGCCATTTCCTGGTACGCCTACAGAGTTGTGCAGGACTTCAACAACCCGTTCTTCGGTGGTGTGAA GTTTGAGCTGGGTACCGGCCTCTTCCTGGGATGGGCTGGAGCCAGTCTGAGTATTCTGGGTGGAGCTTGTCTCTGCACCGCCTGTAAAAGAGCGTCACCTGGAGGCAAGGCAGC GGGCTACTATGGAAACAAGCCACAGAAGGTCTACACAGCTACATCCAAGTCAGAGTCAGATGTCAAAGCTTAcgtctaa